A DNA window from Falco naumanni isolate bFalNau1 chromosome Z, bFalNau1.pat, whole genome shotgun sequence contains the following coding sequences:
- the FOXB2 gene encoding forkhead box protein B2 isoform X2, translating into MPRPGKSSYSDQKPPYSYISLTAMAIQHSAEKMLPLSDIYKFIMERFPYYREHTQRWQNSLRHNLSFNDCFIKIPRRPDQPGKGSFWALHPDCGDMFENGSFLRRRKRFKVLRPEHHLPAPPGKVPGLAGSEAAVAAAAAAAAVGRLPPFSPYGSSQPSGFKHPFAIENIIGRDYKGVLQAGGLPLASVMHHLGYPVPSQLSSVVSSMWPHVGVMDSVAGVPVSPDYGPFGVPMKALCHPPSQTMPAVPVPIKPAPAMPAAPAIPALTAAASQICPAASPAAASLLEQAASSAPEGKGSLHSVLVHS; encoded by the exons ATGCCCAGGCCAGGGAAGAGCTCGTACAGCGACCAGAAGCCGCCCTACTCCTACATCTCCCTGACGGCCATGGCCATCCAGCACTCGGCCGAGAAGATGCTGCCCCTGAGCGACATCTACAAGTTCATCATGGAGAGGTTCCCCTACTACCGGGAGCACACTCAGCGCTGGCAGAACTCCCTCCGCCACAACCTCTCCTTCAACGACTGCTTCATCAAGATCCCGCGCCGCCCCGACCAGCCGGGCAAGGGCAGCTTCTGGGCGCTGCACCCCGACTGCGGGGACATGTTTGAAAACGGCAGCTTCCTCCGCCGCCGCAAGCGCTTCAAGGTCCTGCGCCCCGAGCACCACctgcccg ctcccccgggCAAGGTGCCGGGGCTGGCGGGCTCCGAGGCAGCCGtggccgccgccgcggccgccgccgcggtGGGGAGGCTGCCGCCGTTCTCGCCCTACGGGAGCAGCCAGCCCTCGGGCTTCAAGCATCCCTTCGCCATCGAGAACATCATCGGCAGAGATTACAAGGGTGTGCTGCAGGCCGGCGGGCTGCCGCTGGCCTCGGTGATGCACCACCTGGGTTACCCGGtgcccagccagctcagcagcgTGGTGAGCTCCATGTGGCCGCACGTGGGGGTGATGGACTCCGTGGCCGGCGTGCCCGTTTCCCCCGACTACGGACCCTTCGGGGTGCCCATGAAGGCGCTCTGCCACCCGCCGTCCCAGACGATGCCCGCCGTCCCGGTGCCCATCAAGCCGGCGCCGGCGATGCCCGCTGCCCCGGCCATCCCCGCTCTGACGGCCGCCGCCTCGCAGATCTGCCCCGCCGCTTCCCCGGCCGCCGCCTcgctgctggagcaggcagcGAGCAGCGCCCCCGAGGGCAAGGGCTCCCTCCACTCCGTCCTGGTGCACTCCTAA
- the FOXB2 gene encoding forkhead box protein B2 isoform X1 — MPRPGKSSYSDQKPPYSYISLTAMAIQHSAEKMLPLSDIYKFIMERFPYYREHTQRWQNSLRHNLSFNDCFIKIPRRPDQPGKGSFWALHPDCGDMFENGSFLRRRKRFKVLRPEHHLPGGGGPGGGAGGGGPGKPPAPTPHMVHYFHPHPPPPPPPPPGKVPGLAGSEAAVAAAAAAAAVGRLPPFSPYGSSQPSGFKHPFAIENIIGRDYKGVLQAGGLPLASVMHHLGYPVPSQLSSVVSSMWPHVGVMDSVAGVPVSPDYGPFGVPMKALCHPPSQTMPAVPVPIKPAPAMPAAPAIPALTAAASQICPAASPAAASLLEQAASSAPEGKGSLHSVLVHS; from the coding sequence ATGCCCAGGCCAGGGAAGAGCTCGTACAGCGACCAGAAGCCGCCCTACTCCTACATCTCCCTGACGGCCATGGCCATCCAGCACTCGGCCGAGAAGATGCTGCCCCTGAGCGACATCTACAAGTTCATCATGGAGAGGTTCCCCTACTACCGGGAGCACACTCAGCGCTGGCAGAACTCCCTCCGCCACAACCTCTCCTTCAACGACTGCTTCATCAAGATCCCGCGCCGCCCCGACCAGCCGGGCAAGGGCAGCTTCTGGGCGCTGCACCCCGACTGCGGGGACATGTTTGAAAACGGCAGCTTCCTCCGCCGCCGCAAGCGCTTCAAGGTCCTGCGCCCCGAGCACCACctgcccggcggcggcgggccgggcggaggggcgggcggcggcggccccggcaaGCCCCCGGCGCCAACCCCGCATATGGTGCACTACTTCCACCCgcacccgccgccgccgccgccgcctcccccgggCAAGGTGCCGGGGCTGGCGGGCTCCGAGGCAGCCGtggccgccgccgcggccgccgccgcggtGGGGAGGCTGCCGCCGTTCTCGCCCTACGGGAGCAGCCAGCCCTCGGGCTTCAAGCATCCCTTCGCCATCGAGAACATCATCGGCAGAGATTACAAGGGTGTGCTGCAGGCCGGCGGGCTGCCGCTGGCCTCGGTGATGCACCACCTGGGTTACCCGGtgcccagccagctcagcagcgTGGTGAGCTCCATGTGGCCGCACGTGGGGGTGATGGACTCCGTGGCCGGCGTGCCCGTTTCCCCCGACTACGGACCCTTCGGGGTGCCCATGAAGGCGCTCTGCCACCCGCCGTCCCAGACGATGCCCGCCGTCCCGGTGCCCATCAAGCCGGCGCCGGCGATGCCCGCTGCCCCGGCCATCCCCGCTCTGACGGCCGCCGCCTCGCAGATCTGCCCCGCCGCTTCCCCGGCCGCCGCCTcgctgctggagcaggcagcGAGCAGCGCCCCCGAGGGCAAGGGCTCCCTCCACTCCGTCCTGGTGCACTCCTAA